In a single window of the Cucumis melo cultivar AY chromosome 11, USDA_Cmelo_AY_1.0, whole genome shotgun sequence genome:
- the LOC103495976 gene encoding mitogen-activated protein kinase kinase kinase 18-like: MDWTRGHVIGHGSSATVFLATDSPSGDVFAVKTAQLSQSQSLRKEQQFLSSLASPYIVSYRGFEVRREQSGVMMFNLFMEYLPNGSLADTIRRRGGQRLDEATIAIYTRQLLMGLQYIHSKGIVHCDIKARNILIGLDGEAKLADFGCAKWATSQTDPIGGTPLFMAPEVARGEHQGFPSDIWSIGCTIIEMGTGGGSPWPKTTDDTDPISALYRIGYSGESPEIPCYLSEEAKDFLEKCLKRNPSERWTANELMNHPFLKELNCRRPCKTEEVHSESPTSILEQGIWRSIEESEIRGRELVRSDGWEAAEAEEQIRRLWMISGEPRWEEDENWITIRRKEEGEKNGGADEPEVKKCSNYSKNNNNNSNWGEKKRGSGGEEWLEMELGNISCGISRNDLGDYSCRNIISLVNNNNPLSFHTLTPIFLPLMPTIL, from the coding sequence ATGGACTGGACTAGAGGCCACGTCATTGGCCACGGCTCCTCCGCCACCGTTTTTCTCGCTACCGATTCTCCCTCCGGCGATGTCTTCGCCGTCAAAACTGCCCAGCTTTCGCAGTCGCAGTCTCTTCGCAAGGAGCAAcagtttctttcttctttagCCTCTCCTTACATAGTTTCTTATAGAGGCTTTGAAGTCCGTAGAGAACAGAGTGGGGTCATGATGTTCAATCTTTTCATGGAGTACTTACCCAACGGCTCACTCGCCGACACAATTCGCCGCCGTGGAGGACAACGGCTCGACGAGGCAACGATTGCAATCTACACAAGGCAGTTACTAATGGGTCTACAATACATTCATTCCAAAGGCATAGTACATTGCGACATTAAAGCCCGAAACATTTTGATTGGTCTAGACGGCGAGGCTAAATTGGCTGATTTCGGTTGCGCCAAGTGGGCAACAAGCCAAACGGATCCAATCGGCGGCACGCCCTTGTTCATGGCGCCGGAAGTAGCTCGTGGTGAACACCAAGGTTTCCCCTCCGACATTTGGTCAATTGGGTGTACAATTATCGAAATGGGCACCGGTGGCGGCTCGCCTTGGCCAAAAACAACCGACGACACCGACCCGATTTCTGCTCTGTATCGGATTGGGTATTCCGGGGAGTCGCCGGAAATTCCATGTTATTTATCTGAAGAAGCAAAGGATTTCTTGGAGAAGTGTTTGAAAAGGAATCCAAGTGAGAGATGGACGGCCAATGAGTTAATGAATCATCCATTTTTAAAGGAATTGAATTGTAGAAGGCCATGTAAAACGGAGGAAGTTCATTCAGAATCGCCGACGAGTATTCTAGAACAGGGGATATGGAGATCGATTGAAGAAAGTGAAATTAGGGGAAGGGAATTGGTAAGATCCGATGGTTGGGAGGCAGCGGAAGCAGAGGAGCAGATCCGACGGCTGTGGATGATTTCAGGGGAGCCCAGATGGGAAGAGGATGAGAATTGGATTACAATTAGAAGGAAAGAAGAAGGAGAGAAGAATGGTGGGGCAGATGAGCCAGAAGTGAAAAAATGTagtaattattctaaaaataataataataatagtaattgGGGTGAGAAAAAGAGAGGTAGTGGAGGGGAAGAGTGGTTGGAAATGGAATTAGGGAATATTAGTTGTGGAATTAGTAGGAATGATTTGGGAGACTATAGTTGTAGGAATATTATTAGTcttgtaaataataataatccttTATCTTTTCATACACTTACACCTATATTTCTTCCTTTAATGCCAACTATATTATGA
- the LOC103495975 gene encoding pterocarpan synthase 1-like, with protein MATNFTTKLSLALILTTAAISVTTAGKSKQTNLILYLQDFANGPNPTFIPVAGVAGKPWNFTQFGTIFVTDNPITAGPDRNSTALGRAQGIYVVAAADGRNLAVILTLALAEGSSIEIQGTSRQFEGERELGVVSGTGKFRFVRGFAVGKNVVTDIANGYTVIQFNVTLKHY; from the coding sequence ATGGCTACAAACTTCACAACAAAGCTTTCCTTAGCACTGATTCTCACAACAGCGGCCATTTCTGTCACCACCGCCGGCAAGTCGAAACAGACCAATCTAATTCTATATTTACAAGATTTCGCCAATGGCCCAAACCCCACATTCATCCCAGTCGCCGGAGTCGCTGGCAAGCCATGGAACTTCACCCAATTCGGCACGATCTTCGTCACCGACAACCCAATCACAGCTGGACCGGATCGGAACTCAACAGCACTTGGTCGAGCTCAGGGAATTTACGTGGTGGCAGCGGCGGATGGGAGGAATTTGGCAGTGATTCTCACTCTGGCGTTGGCGGAGGGGAGCAGCATTGAGATACAAGGAACGAGCCGACAGTTCGAAGGTGAGAGGGAGCTTGGTGTGGTATCGGGGACAGGCAAATTCCGGTTTGTTAGAGGGTTTGCTGTGGGTAAGAACGTTGTTACGGACATTGCAAATGGATATACCGTTATTCAGTTTAATGTTACTCTCAAACATTACTAG